A part of Aspergillus oryzae RIB40 DNA, chromosome 7 genomic DNA contains:
- a CDS encoding alpha/beta fold hydrolase (predicted protein) — protein MSSSTLPKNASLVNIGTHSLALYTHGPEPSCPKDPVVLFISGVASSSLNWTAVVRLLPPSLRSYTYDRSGFRNSELSPLEPTAENIALELSLLIKKAPILNPLIIVGHSWAGVLINEFIALTGNGPHIAGLVLVDANHETMPDILNVNDPVLSVIAEGVHPYAGRGIEAEHKFTQEEWDAFKSDQFSEKTLLIGEKEDSEHYAPSFETLRKKELGKKQPLVGDKPVYVIGGMRSRDWSGLYKAGVEKGNGTEEQRSHVRELIRTADEKSDGLMKKHLKLSTKSKLVFAYESGHFVQLTQPDIVVDGVKWVLENLQPSS, from the coding sequence ATGTCCTCCTcaaccctccccaaaaacGCCAGCCTCGTCAACATAGGCACCCACTCCCTTGCTCTCTACACTCACGGCCCAGAACCCAGCTGCCCCAAAGACCCCGTCGTCCTATTCATCTCAGGCGTGGCAAGCTCCAGCCTCAACTGGACAGCCGTAGTGCGGCTGCTCCCTCCCTCACTGCGAAGCTACACATACGACCGTTCCGGGTTTCGCAACTCCGAGCTCTCGCCGCTCGAGCCCACAGCCGAGAATATTGCTCTGgagctttctcttctcattAAAAAAGCTCCCATTCTAAACCCTTTAATTATAGTGGGGCACTCCTGGGCCGGCGTGCTCATAAACGAGTTCATCGCGCTTACGGGAAATGGCCCCCACATCGCTGGTCTGGTTCTCGTCGATGCAAACCACGAGACTATGCCAGATATACTGAATGTTAATGATCCAGTTCTCTCGGTTATTGCTGAGGGCGTCCATCCATATGCTGGTAGGGGCATCGAGGCGGAGCATAAGTTCAcccaggaagaatgggatGCATTTAAAAGCGATCAATTCTCGGAGAAGACCTTGTTGAtcggggagaaggaggactCTGAGCACTACGCACCAAGCTTTGAGACGCTgcggaagaaggagctgggtAAAAAGCAGCCACTGGTTGGAGATAAGCCGGTTTATGTTATTGGGGGTATGCGGAGTAGGGATTGGAGTGGGTTGTACAAGGCAGGCGTTGAGAAGGGGAATGGAACTGAGGAACAGAGGAGCCATGTTAGGGAGTTGATTAGGACGGCTGATGAAAAGAGTGACGGTCTTATGAAGAAGCATTTGAAGCTTTCTACGAAGAGCAAGCTTGTGTTTGCTTATGAGAGTGGGCACTTTGTTCAGCTAACTCAGCCGGATATTGTGGTTGATGGTGTGAAATGGGTCCTCGAGAACTTACAACCATCTTCCTAG
- a CDS encoding ankyrin repeat domain-containing protein (ankyrin repeat), whose amino-acid sequence MVSKLPNEILHAIADLLEQNDINSLAKSNSHVFPVFNSILYRKNMLESDGWALIWGIINRQHNTVAYALSTGATVLGEALALAVEDGQEQVVQWLLSVKSADFSPKYDFHGQFANWTSQHRIASKCTAASSKCIEQLKGRQQWERHGTFDNRSPLSRAARGGHLGIVKLLIAFNGDDLSVEDLDGKTPLFQAVERGFLDIAKALFNTGHCDLNRTDNEFKTVLSHAASSGNGDIVQWLIRCGGAINLNHQDRYGQTALHYAAERSDVPTTKLLIESGRVDPDITNLYDLTPLHIAIQRSNAVIIKLLTEPRTVDPDFRVTNNFTRLYDVTKNLYVSQPILSIESGEVDNHSRTPLHGATEHSHASLLEPLRDLSRLDSNISEEHSQLMLSQAIMNSDTSTLRLLICSGKIDLDRIDNEGRTPLSRAAKHSDRSIIKLLIDSGRVNLDSKDKNGRTPLSYAAEYSDASTVKLLIDSGKVDVDSKDHQGRTPLSYAVQHMDLSNLTRLVVLWCQGDLEPGLNPNTIVPRRSLAGTSTLKTLLDCGKADPNSRDQHGQTPLAYAAEWSDSATIRLLLENPLVEVDSKDRSGRTPFFEAVANGNFAAAEVLLDSKMVNPNPRDKYGDAPIFEFMDLYTSLETLNDDQVLDWSIEDTVKTGYNRLLKLLLSRSDVIVDFRDHHGQTPLLYAAEECGYDVVRLMIESGKVDFAELYAQSLPGQTGPQLMES is encoded by the coding sequence ATGGTATCTAAACTACCTAATGAGATACTGCATGCTATTGCAGATCTGTTAGAACAGAATGACATTAATTCTCTCGCGAAATCAAACAGCCATGTATTCCCTGTCTTCAATTCCATCCTGTACCGAAAGAATATGCTAGAGTCTGATGGCTGGGCACTTATCTGGGGCATTATCAATCGTCAACACAATACAGTGGCATACGCACTCAGTACAGGAGCCACAGTTCTGGGTGAGGCGCTGGCCCTTGCCGTTGAGGATGGACAGGAGCAAGTCGTGCAATGGCTTCTGTCTGTCAAGTCTGCTGATTTCTCCCCGAAATATGACTTTCATGGACAATTCGCCAATTGGACCTCTCAACATCGCATTGCTTCCAAGTGCACAGCGGCCAGCTCAAAATGTATTGAGCAACTTAAGGGTCGTCAGCAGTGGGAACGTCATGGCACGTTTGATAATAGGTCACCTCTCTCACGGGCAGCCAGGGGAGGTCACTTGGGAATTGTGAAGCTTTTGATTGCATTTAACGGTGACGATCTGTCCGTGGAAGACTTGGATGGGAAGACTCCTCTCTTCCAAGCTGTAGAAAGGGGCTTTCTGGACATTGCCAAGGCATTGTTCAATACTGGGCACTGTGACCTGAATAGAACAGATAACGAATTCAAGACAGTATTATCGCATGCGGCGAGCTCCGGCAATGGTGACATAGTACAGTGGTTAATTAGATGTGGAGGTGCAATCAACCTTAATCACCAAGACAGATATGGTCAGACGGCGCTGCATTATGCTGCTGAACGCTCAGATGTGCCAACCACGAAGCTGCTGATCGAGTCTGGTAGAGTTGATCCAGATATTACAAACCTATATGATCTGACACCACTCCACATTGCTATTCAGCGATCAAATGCAGTGATCATAAAGCTGTTGACGGAGCCCAGGACAGTTGATCCGGACTTTAGAGTTACCAATAACTTCACACGGCTCTATGATGTTACGAAGAATCTCTATGTGTCCCAACCGATATTGTCCATCGAATCTGGCGAAGTGGATAACCACAGTCGTACACCGCTCCATGGTGCTACTGAGCACTCGCACGCGTCGCTCTTGGAACCCCTAAGGGACTTAAGTCGACTGGACTCTAACATTTCGGAGGAACACAGCCAGTTGATGCTTTCTCAGGCTATTATGAATTCCGATACCTCGACTTTAAGGCTTCTGATCTGTTCAGGCAAAATTGACTTGGACCGGATAGACAATGAAGGGCGCACACCACTTTCACGTGCCGCTAAGCACTCAGACAGATCAATTATAAAGCTATTGATTGACTCCGGCAGGGTCAACCTAGACTCCAAAGATAAAAACGGTAGAACGCCGCTATCATACGCCGCCGAGTACTCCGATGCGTCAACTGTAAAGCTTTTGATAGATTCTGGCAAAGTCGATGTGGATTCTaaagatcatcaagggcGGACGCCGCTTTCCTATGCTGTCCAACACATGGACCTAAGCAATCTAACGAGGTTGGTAGTGTTATGGTGCCAAGGTGATCTGGAACCGGGGCTCAACCCAAATACTATCGTTCCCCGCAGGTCGCTTGCAGGCACTTCAACCTTGAAGACTTTGCTCGATTGTGGCAAAGCCGATCCCAACTCACGAGATCAACACGGTCAGACACCACTTGCATACGCCGCTGAATGGTCAGATTCGGCAACCATAAGACTTTTACTCGAGAATCCTttggttgaagttgattcAAAGGATAGATCAGGGAGAACTCCATTTTTTGAAGCTGTTGCAAATGGCAATTTCGCTGCAGCGGAGGTGCTTCTTGATTCAAAGATGGTCAATCCCAACCCCCGAGACAAGTATGGAGATGCACCGATATTCGAATTTATGGATCTCTACACTTCTCTCGAAACCCTCAATGATGATCAGGTATTGGATTGGAGCATCGAGGACACTGTTAAAACAGGCTACAACCGTCTTTTGAAATTGCTGCTCAGCAGGAGCGatgtgattgttgattttcGAGATCACCACGGTCAAACACCCCTTTTATACGCTGCCGAAGAATGTGGATACGACGTTGTCAGGCTTATGATAGAATCGGGAAAAGTCGATTTCGCAGAGCTCTATGCCCAAAGCCTTCCAGGTCAAACCGGTCCTCAACTGATGGAATCCTAG
- a CDS encoding putative histidine acid phosphatase (multiple inositol polyphosphate phosphatase): protein MQLLPVALLLGALAAPTASESFNPLNHLAGIAPYRTINDPPLESAPPQGCNVTKAAYLIRHAAIYANDFDYESYLEPFVEKLRNTTQDWSKTTDLKFLANWTAPVDEEHLEKVTKVGYKEAVELGVNFRTRYASLPHPSKVWSSSADRTTKTAAGFIEGYTLNKTAGMDLVEVKEKKDTGVDSLTPYKSCPAYSGSYGSDQSQHLTGVNQEWVEKYTAPIKERLNAQAPNFNFTTSDIVSMFEFCGYETVIRGDSPFCATTLFSSNDWLAFEYGEDITYFHNVGYGNYASPRIGFPWVNASFNILSSNSSQDVYVSFTHRELPPTVITALGLFNNSAFSGTDNVNKTMPTDEINYGRQWKSSDILPFLTNIAIERLSCDSYGYDEGDYYRVLVNSSPQPLEDCRGGPGDSCSATKFGDFVKGLGERFGDFVGACGAPKNESQVVTIYN, encoded by the exons ATGCAGCTCCTACCCGTCGCCCTACTCCTCGGAGCCCTAGCCGCTCCCACCGCCAGCGAGTCTTTCAATCCCCTCAACCACCTCGCTGGCATAGCTCCCTACCGCACCATCAACGACCCCCCATTAGAATCCGCCCCTCCACAGGGATGCAATGTAACAAAAGCCGCGTACCTAATCCGGCACGCAGCGATCTATGCCAACGATTTCGATTATGAAAGCTATCTCGAGCCTTTTGTGGAAAAGCTCCGCAACACAACCCAGGACTGGTCAAAAACGACAGACCTCAAGTTCCTGGCGAATTGGACCGCTCCTGTTGACGAAGAGCATCTCGAAAAAGTCACCAAGGTCGGATACAAGGAAGCTGTGGAGTTGGGCGTTAACTTCCGAACCCGCTATGCTAGTCTACCCCATCCGAGCAAAGTctggtcatcttcagcagatAGAACGACTAAGACCGCCGCCGGGTTTATTGAGGGCTACACACTCAACAAAACCGCCGGGATGGATCTTGtggaagtgaaagaaaagaaggatacaGGTGTGGACTCGCTCACCCCTTACAAAAGCTGTCCCGCGTATAGTGGGAGCTACGGCAGTGATCAGTCCCAG CACCTAACAGGAGTAAATCAGGAATGGGTAGAGAAGTACACCGCACCCATCAAGGAAAGGCTTAATGCCCAGGCCCCCAATTTCAACTTCACCACTTCCGACATTGTGAGCATGTTCGAGTTCTGCGGCTACGAAACCGTCATTCGGGGTGACTCGCCTTTCTGTGCCACTACTCTGTTTTCCTCGAATGACTGGCTCGCCTTCGAATACGGTGAGGATATCACGTACTTCCATAACGTGGGGTATGGCAACTACGCATCGCCAAGAATCGGGTTTCCCTGGGTCAATGCTAGCTTTAATATCCTTTCTTCCAACTCCAGCCAAGATGTTTATGTCTCCTTCACGCACCGCGAGCTCCCACCGACTGTCATCACAGCCCTGGGTCTCTTTAACAACAGTGCCTTCTCGGGTACCGATAATGTGAATAAGACCATGCCGACGGATGAAATCAACTATGGCCGACAGTGGAAGAGCAGTGACATTTTGCCGTTCTTGACGAACATTGCCATTGAGAGGCTGAGTTGCGATAGCTATGGATACGACGAGGGCGATTATTACCGGGTGCTGGTGAACTCGAGCCCCCAACCCTTGGAAGATTGTCGCGGTGGACCGGGAGATAGTTGTAGTGCGACGAAGTTTGGGGATTTCGTAAAAGGTTTGGGTGAGAGATTTGGCGATTTTGTGGGCGCTTGTGGTGCACCGAAGAACGAGAGTCAAGTTGTAACTATCTATAACTAA
- a CDS encoding uncharacterized protein (predicted protein), translating to MQSNDGSLLPEQPSGIETVGGSAGQFNQWTPGLTERQSNTGLNSQNQDSSWDGGAQSSTPDDGLYHPGRKTAGTQETKKSATDNGLASSGSQGAYGWSQDSGQPQSGSAAWGTAGTASGGQWVQGTTSGSTGSNAGKASIEAKSPQTSMTRSGLQATPTPSQAPTPYESSQYEGQNTWGNGNGGQWSSSSSLPQAGAGTPDDGMYHPEYSNTNGQGAQQWTPDDGLYHPDEWSPSSTTKPTSTSSLPENTATQSSPPLSSSSTTGTPTATSNPSNSTTTSTNEAKKLAIPITLGVATAAMAGIILWWLYRKVQDAKAERKRMNTLEEGGYIQGPRLSFFKRRLATLRSYSLSKSATKSTPVAARSSLSISESPCKQCDGHSDASETSSLDETSSRDIEKLQPPEYSSSTESLTPEGHRRGDISMPYNTQKADTCARPRTVTPTSLPGVPEEPEESEEAKEAEEPSPQITPVDSKGAVEEVYTVEISFNPISAKHVELKQGQTAKILKEYGDGWVRLIPFLFLVSF from the coding sequence ATGCAGTCCAACGACGGTTCCTTGCTGCCAGAGCAACCCAGCGGCATTGAAACCGTGGGTGGTAGCGCCGGCCAGTTCAACCAATGGACCCCTGGTCTAACAGAAAGACAATCAAACACCGGCCTCAACTCCCAAAATCAGGATTCGTCATGGGATGGAGGAGCGCAATCATCAACGCCGGATGATGGTTTATACCACCCGGGCCGGAAGACCGCGGGGACCCAGGAGACGAAGAAGTCGGCCACAGATAATGGTCTCGCTTCCTCCGGAAGCCAAGGAGCATATGGATGGTCCCAGGATAGTGGTCAGCCGCAATCCGGGTCAGCCGCTTGGGGCACGGCAGGGACAGCATCAGGAGGTCAATGGGTACAAGGTACGACGTCAGGTAGTACCGGTTCAAATGCAGGGAAGGCCTCCATTGAAGCGAAAAGCCCACAAACCAGTATGACGAGGAGCGGCCTGCAGGCGaccccaacaccatcacAGGCACCTACACCGTATGAAAGCAGCCAGTACGAGGGCCAGAATACTTGGGGAAATGGAAACGGAGGACAGTGGTCATCAAGTAGTAGCCTCCCTCAGGCAGGAGCAGGTACCCCAGACGATGGGATGTATCACCCAGAGTACTCAAACACGAACGGTCAAGGGGCACAGCAGTGGACGCCAGATGATGGACTCTATCATCCTGATGAATGGAGTCCTAGCTCAACGACCAAACCTACGTCAACATCCTCCCTCCCTGAGAACACGGCAACGCAATCATCGCCGCCGCTGTCAAGCTCCAGCACCACAGGTACGCCGACGGCTACGAGCAATCCCTCTAACTCAACTACGACCAGTACGAACGAGGCTAAGAAGCTTGCAATCCCAATCACTCTAGGGGTTGCTACGGCGGCAATGGCAGGCATTATCCTGTGGTGGCTGTATAGAAAGGTCCAAGATGCAAAGGCGGAAAGGAAGCGTATGAATACATTagaagaaggaggttatATCCAAGGCCCCAGACTGTCGTTCTTCAAGAGGAGACTGGCCACGTTGCGCAGTTATAGCCTGTCCAAATCTGCTACGAAATCGACCCCTGTCGCCGCTCGTTCGTCCCTGAGCATAAGCGAAAGTCCATGTAAACAATGTGACGGGCACTCCGACGCAAGCGAGACTAGTTCATTGGACGAGACTAGTTCTCGCGACATTGAAAAGCTACAGCCCCCTGAATATTCTTCGTCTACAGAGAGTTTGACTCCAGAGGGCCACCGACGCGGGGATATATCGATGCCATATAATACGCAGAAAGCGGACACCTGTGCCAGACCGCGGACTGTCACACCCACATCGCTGCCTGGTGTGCCTGAGGAGCCCGAAGAATCCGAAGAGGCtaaagaagctgaagaaccCAGTCCCCAAATTACACCAGTCGACTCGAAGGGTGCGGTGGAAGAGGTATACACGGTAGAGATAAGTTTCAACCCAATTAGTGCCAAGCATGTAGAGCTCAAGCAGGGGCAAACTGCTAAGATCTTGAAGGAGTATGGCGACGGTTGGGTAAGATTGATTCCATTCCTATTCCTCGTCAGCTTTTGA
- a CDS encoding alpha/beta hydrolase (predicted protein): MLDELKFNPIPIPSNGGIITYTDVKSTIKEALYAPNSWPLTSELIYYVQTRNATVLGSSEVYSTVKSYGLSASLTSSSNEVESGIRCSDKAASASMSDVLPYSNVRASLSRIASDGANTDMRCAQWNKKMYAKERYTGDFDVKTPHPVLVLSNRYDSSTPLAAAKNLTATFEGSVLLEQNGYGHTTLSVPSLCTAKVVRAYFSNGTLPAEGTICEIDVPLFTNLTYADVWPKSFQAGL, encoded by the exons ATGCTCGACGAGCTCAAGTTCAATCCcatcccaatcccaagcAATGGAGGAATCATAACATACACCGACGTCAAATCCACCATCAAGGAAGCGCTATACGCTCCAAACTCCTGGCCATTGACCTCAGAACTCATTTACTACGTACAGACCCGCAACGCGACCGTCTTGGGTAGTTCCGAGGTATACTCGACCGTAAAATCATACGGTTTGTCCGCGTCTTTGACCTCGTCTTCCAACGAGGTAGAGAGCGGTATCAGATGCTCCGACAAGGCAGCATCAGCCAGTATGTCGGATGTGCTACCATACAGCAATGTAAGGGCATCTCTGAGCAGGATCGCGAGTGACGGTGCCAATACCGACATGCGATGCGCACAATGGAATAAGAAGATGTACGCCAAGGAACGGTACACTGGTGACTTCGATGTAAAGACACCTCACCCTGTATTGGTACTTAGCAACAGATATGACTCGAGTACTCCGCTTGCGGCGGCGAAGAACCTGACCGCTACTTTTGAAGGGAGTGTTCTGCTCGAGCAGAATGGCTACGGG CACACTACCCTGTCCGTGCCGTCTCTTTGTACGGCCAAGGTGGTCCGGGCTTACTTTTCCAATGGCACGTTGCCCGCGGAAGGGACGATCTGCGAGATCGATGTGCCTCTTTTTACGAACCTTACTTATGCGGATGTCTGGCCGAAGAGCTTTCAAGCGGGGCTTTGA
- a CDS encoding uncharacterized protein (predicted protein) yields the protein MRQSSSFTAGLLSMASLASLTQAELGKIQWKGLCDPTNATGPMICGTLDVPLDYTDSTSNKTLTLDIGKWPAAKKATAEPVFVNFGGPGVNSFEGLGSYGKEFQTILGGHSDVITFNPRGVGNTIPFSCYSNDSSRELASLQAPNDGTASNTARGEIWAQSTNYAQACYAQNGENGSLIGTTFAARDTLQVLDALRGKNALLNYWGISYGTTVGAVMAAMFPERMGYLALDGVDNPAEYFNG from the exons ATGAGGCAGTCTTCATCTTTCACTGCCGGACTGCTGTCCATGGCGTCGCTTGCTTCTCTCACGCAAGCGGAATTAGGCAAGATCCAATGGAAAGGACTTTGCGACCCAACAAATGCCACAGGGCCGATGATCTGCGGAACACTCGACGTGCCATTGGACTACACAGATTCTACATCCAACAAGACTTTGACTCTGGATATCGGCAAATGGCCGGCGGCCAAGAAAGCAACCGCAGAGCCTGTCTTTGTCAACTTTGGTGGCCCTGGTGTAAATTCCTTCGAGGGCCTTGGATCATATGGCAAGGAATTCCAAAC TATCCTCGGTGGACACTCTGATGTCATAACCTTCAACCCTCG GGGTGTCGGAAACACGATTCCATTTTCGTGCTATAGCAATGACTCCTCCAGGGAGCTTGCATCGCTTCAGGCTCCAAACGACGGCACAGCGTCTAATACAGCCCGGGGTGAAATATGGGCCCAGAGCACAAACTATGCACAAGCATGTTATGCCCAGAATGGCGAGAATGGAAGTCTCATTGGAACTACCTTTGCGGCGAGGGACACGTTGCAGGTCCTTGATGCTCTCAGGGGAAAGAATGCTTTGCTGAATTACTGGG GAATCTCCTATGGCACTACGGTCGGTGCTGTCATGGCAGCTATGTTCCCCGAAAGAATGGGATATCTGGCCCTTGATGGTGTGGATAATCCAGCTGAGTACTTCAACGGATAG
- a CDS encoding uncharacterized protein (predicted protein) has protein sequence MLLRLYQKLRGRNYSDPCLYTFPFSLYSIMVQFTIALALRDKSQSSRELAKIKHRLVNLHRNENLSEDYLLHVNPKGKVPALTSKSIPAPLTDSLSISYWVCEQHPSLIPEAHRTTIQRLLSQLHHIQAENNPNPAVDDLLARTDISPEHRRALEYKRDWLLDVAPEVLPYIAAENVNWVGSLFLTDPCQPSMAGRNVCDLVVMDNL, from the exons ATGCTTCTGCGGCTCTACCAAAAACTGCGAGGTCGGAATTATTCCGATCCTTGTCTTTatacctttcccttttctctgtatTCGATTATGGTCCAGTTTACAATTGCTTTGGCGCTGCGGGACAAATCACAATCATCCCGAGAATTAGCGAAAATTAAGCATCGCCTAGTAAATCTACATCGGAATGAAAATTTAAGCGAGGACTATCTTTTGCACGTAAATCCGAAGGGAAAG GTCCCAGCGTTAACCAGCAAGTCAATTCCAGCGCCTCTCACAGACAGCTTATCCATCTCATATTGGGTCTGCGAGCAACATCCAAGCTTGATCCCGGAAGCCCATCGGACAACCATACAACGCCTACTGTCCCAGCTTCACCACATTCAAGCAGAGAATAATCCAAACCCGGCAGTAGATGACCTTCTGGCTCGTACTGATATCTCGCCTGAGCATCGTCGCGCTTTAGAGTATAAACGAGACTG GCTCCTTGATGTAGCCCCGGAAGTACTTCCGTACATTGCTGCGGAAAACGTGAACTGGGTCGgttccctcttcttgacAGATCCATGTCAACCATCTATGGCCGGTCGTAACGTGTGTGATCTCGTCGTTATGGATAACCTCTAA
- a CDS encoding uncharacterized protein (predicted protein) encodes MISFATDETIPSNSWLFMSDSVSIDNALNWFMVQQGMGYLSKILNRNPNGSVWNTELDADTSCNPQFVIKDDLPSYSDLELIPQTLAEICCITADNTPDNNSYYTPLVLLSRAFRIKSVGFGNLNSYLSFGPHVTQSYRLLLRQKDERALLLFMLWLMLFEEETCWWIGARTRNEYTAVLWLLSRSEDQRIREVARDPSVFVRSNASV; translated from the coding sequence atgatatccttcgcGACAGATGAGACTATCCCTTCCAACTCCTGGTTGTTCATGTCCGATAGCGTGTCCATCGACAACGCTCTTAACTGGTTCATGGTACAACAAGGGATGGGCTACTTGTCGAAAATTCTCAATCGCAATCCCAATGGCAGTGTCTGGAACACAGAGCTCGACGCTGACACATCGTGCAACCCACAATTTGTCATCAAAGATGACCTTCCGTCTTATTCAGACTTGGAACTGATACCCCAAACACTAGCTGAAATCTGTTGCATCACAGCAGACAATACCCCAGACAATAACTCGTATTATACGCCTCTTGTGTTACTTTCCCGAGCCTTCCGCATCAAGAGCGTGGGATTCGGCAACCTTAACAGCTATTTATCTTTTGGCCCACATGTAACGCAGTCTTATCGCTTACTGCTGCGTCAGAAAGATGAGAGGGCATTACTGCTTTTTATGTTATGGTTGATGCTGTTCGAGGAAGAAACATGCTGGTGGATTGGAGCGCGCACGAGGAATGAGTACACAGCCGTGTTGTGGCTGCTGAGCCGGAGCGAAGACCAGAGGATAAGAGAGGTCGCTCGGGATCCGTCGGTTTTTGTCCGATCGAATGCTTCAGTGTAG
- a CDS encoding uncharacterized protein (predicted protein), producing MLTHIRALEVLPQLKVYFDGLEELRKSELEWTVFHIGMFMDYFATPALKSYLKPHIAALDLENKVAAIPGDGKVPVTLIYSFDMARFVVASLDLEHWEEESRVVGDEITWNEFLVLAEEARGSKFEVHYDDIEKLKRFEITELPAQKALYNRVPKETFQWVTAIFERFTADGSSHIPKTGSLNERFPEIRTLSVKAMLNTYWKSG from the exons ATGCTGACTCATATTAGAGCCCTGGAAGTTTTACCCCAGCTCAAGGTCTATTTCGACGGATTGGAAGAGCTTCGCAAGTCAGAACTGGAATGGACCGTATTCCATATCGGCATGTTCATGGACTACTTTGCCACCCCGGCCCTGAAGTCATACCTGAAGCCACACATCGCCGCATTAGATCTCGAAAACAAAGTCGCTGCCATTCCAGGAGATGGTAAGGTCCCCGTAACTCTGATCTACTCGTTTGATATGGCCAGATTCGTGGTTGCATCGCTGGACCTGGAACactgggaagaagaaagccgtGTCGTTGGGGACGAGATAACTTGGAATGAGTTTCTTGTTCTGGCTGAGGAGGCTCGTG GATCCAAATTCGAGGTTCACTATGATGACatcgagaagctgaagcgGTTCGAGATCACCGAACTGCCGGCCCAAAAGGCTCTCTACAATCGGGTCCCGAAGGAGACCTTTCAGTGGGTTACCGCGATCTTTGAACGGTTTACTGCTGACGGTAGCTCTCACATTCCCAAGACTGGTAGCTTGAATGAACGTTTCCCCGAAATCAGAACGCTTTCGGTTAAGGCGATGCTCAATACTTACTGGAAAAGTGGATGA